The following is a genomic window from Paenibacillus sp. FSL R5-0766.
CAGCACCACCGTTTGGGAATTACCGTTAATCATGAATGATTTGCCGGATACAAATTTCTGTACAGCCTGATCATCATCCTGTGTGAAACTTTCTTTGTCCAGCAATCCTTCGGATACCAACTTGTTAAAGTACGTTAGCATTTCCTTATACTCCGGCGTAGTAGCCGTATATACAAATTCATCCTGATCTTCCTTATACGTCAATCCGTTACCAAAACCCCATCCAGCCTTGGTACCAAAGCCGGTAGCCGCAATACCTAATGTGCTATTAAATTGGAATCGGTCCGAGAACGGAACGGAATCCGGGTACAGCTCTTTGAGTTTCTTTGCAGCGTCATACAGTTCATCCCATGTGGTTGGGATAGCAATGTTATTTTCTTCAAAAACATCTGTTCTTACGATTAATGTATAATCTGGCCATACTTCTTCATGCAGACCCGGGAGTACATAATACTTGCCATCTTCCTGTCGAAGTCCTTCGATTTCTTCTTCCAATCCCCATTTTTCCACTTTATCCTTGAAGTTGGGCATCAAATCAATATAATCACTAACGGGCAGAATCGCACCGGAAGATACAAATGCAGACTCTTCACCAGGGTACGTTTTAGGAATAACCAGTGGTGCATCACCAGAACTGATTAGAAGAGATCTCTTCTGAGAATAGTCACTCATAGGAACAATCGTTGGCTCAAGTGTAACACCAGTCATTTCAGTCATCTTTTCGAAAAGCAACCAGTCTTTTTTGTACGGATAGGTGGGTTGATCACTATACAGTATCGATAGATTAAACGGCTCAGTCGCCTTGAATGTATCCCCGACATTGTACGTCTCCATCGCTGCCTTGGTTTGAACTTCTGTGACGTCACCTCCAGCTCCATTACCGCTGCTACATGCTGCCAGAACAACGGTCATCATTGATGCCAACACCATTTTACCAACAAACTTACGTGGCTTTTGATTCATTTAGGTTATCCCCCTGAATTTGGTTTGGTATTCTATACAAATTGAACTAAAGAATATTTACACTGCACACTCCGATGACAGAACAACCTTCCGATCGCTG
Proteins encoded in this region:
- a CDS encoding extracellular solute-binding protein, with product MNQKPRKFVGKMVLASMMTVVLAACSSGNGAGGDVTEVQTKAAMETYNVGDTFKATEPFNLSILYSDQPTYPYKKDWLLFEKMTEMTGVTLEPTIVPMSDYSQKRSLLISSGDAPLVIPKTYPGEESAFVSSGAILPVSDYIDLMPNFKDKVEKWGLEEEIEGLRQEDGKYYVLPGLHEEVWPDYTLIVRTDVFEENNIAIPTTWDELYDAAKKLKELYPDSVPFSDRFQFNSTLGIAATGFGTKAGWGFGNGLTYKEDQDEFVYTATTPEYKEMLTYFNKLVSEGLLDKESFTQDDDQAVQKFVSGKSFMINGNSQTVVLHRNDMNKTLGEGKYSVAKITVPGGPKGQLMSGSRLENGVMISGKIQKSENFKAIMQFVDWLYYSDEGQEFAKWGVEGETFTKEGGKRKLVEEVNYNGLNPKGTKDLRIDFGFSGGVFAYGGTTDLLQSMFSEEELKFQQDMKDTKEVIPAEPPIPYSSEDRERVTLLSTPLKDYSDQNTLKFILGERDLSEFDTFAKELDSQGLSNYLKLANDTYKAYKENKQ